From the Telopea speciosissima isolate NSW1024214 ecotype Mountain lineage chromosome 9, Tspe_v1, whole genome shotgun sequence genome, the window taccctacacttatcctatatttattaaaactaccctaccttaaacttcttttctgaaactaccctgcttttaaacttttacatctccttctatcctcatgtttttaaatacctagattgcccttccttttcacctagtaacctgctaatctatttaacctaccattcatcttctactttttactatttttgtcattaaaatagtgaAAAACAAAAGCACTCgcctgcttcttctctctcccatttttttttacttcaatttttctatttaattaattttttattcaacatttcatcctcatcgttcttctttgaacaaatcatggttctaagtattggtatcatatcacCCGTATCGATGATACAtaccgattttgctagtcaccgataccgtATAGGTAGCACGGTActgacaaggggtaaaatggtcaaaaaatttatttttaaaggagattcaggggtaattttgcttGATACAGCCGAACCAGGCTGATACTGTATCGGTTTGCAGGTTACCGATACCCTTTCTGATaccgtacactaaaaccatggaacggATGGACTCTCTTCAAAACACcccacttctctctcttcttctttttattcaatttactttttactatttttgaagagagtcgatctgttccatggtattagtgcacggtatcggtaacctgcaaaaatgatacgatatcgatacgtTATCGGCCTGGATCGACTGTATCaggcaaaattacccctgaatctccttaaaaaaatgaGTTCACTGACCTTTTTACCCCTTGTCAGTACTGTGCTATTGATACGGTATCAGAATGATATCAATAtcgatgactaacaaaatcggTACATCGTCCGATACGGGTGATACGACACTGATACTTAGAAACATGATCTGTttgaagaacgatgaggatgaaatgttgaataaaaagttaattaaataaagaaactaaagaaaaaacagcaaaaaaatttgaatggagtaaaaaatgggagagaagcGGGTGGttgcttcattttttattatttgaaagaCAAAAATAGTTAAATGTAGAAGATAAAtagtaggttaaatagattagcaagttactaggtgaaaagaaaaggcaatctggatatttaaaaatatgagggtagaaggagatgtaaaagtttaaaagcaaggtagttttagaaaagaagtttaagataagatagttttaataaatatagggtaagtgtaggatagtgatagtaattacCCCATAAAAAAACTGtcattccatcttcttccatcttcttccataTTCTTTCTGTTTTGGAGAACTGCTGCAAATCCATTTTGGgcgaccatcacctgctccggcTCCGGCGACGATTACCAGTGGTAATTCCAACTCCGGCGACCATTACCAGCGGCAATTCTAACTACTACAACATCAGTTctacaaggaagaagaaagcgaacttcccctccccccaccttccctttccttctcagttcttcttcttctctgtaacaCACTGGCTGAGGCAGAACCGAAACATGCCCAAACCAACACCCTATTACATCTTCTATCTTCTGAATCTTATGCTTAGCCTAAGCTTCTCATTAATCACAACCCCCACCTCGTCTGCTTCTCCCAATTTTAGAGAAGCCCCTGAGTTCTACAATTCTCCAGAATGTCCCCCGATCCCAGATGATGAAAGCAGCGACCACCATGAAGGATCCTACTTTTGCTCCGATCATACCGTTCACGTAGCAATGACGCTTGACGCAGCTTACATAAGGGGATCCATGGCAGCCATCCAATGGGTTCTCCAACACTCCTACTGCCCTCAAAACGTTGTCTTCCATTTCGTCGCCTCTGCCTCCGCCGACGCCGTTCACCTGCGAAGCACCATTGCCAAATCCTTCCCATATTTGAGGTTCCAAGTTTACACTTTTGATGACTCCGCCGTGGCAGGTCTCATCTCCACCTCAATTCGTGCCGCACTCGACTGCCCACTTAACTACGCTCGCAACTACCTCGCTAATCTCTTACCACTCTGTGTCCGCCGAGTCGTCTACCTCGACTCGGATCTTGTTCTCGTCGACGACATCGCTAAACTCGCCGCTATCCCACTCGGTGACCACTCGGTCTTAGCAGCTCCGGAGTACTGCAATGCCAATTTCCCCTCTTCCTTCACTCCAACCTTCTGGTCTAATCCTGCTCTCTCCTTGACCTTCGCGGGTCGTAAAGCTTGCTACTTTAACACCGGAGTCATGGTAATCGATCTCGAGCGATGGCGTGCTGGGGACTACACTACCAAGATTGTGGAGTGGATGGAGTTACAGAAGAGAATGAGGATTTACGAATTGGGTTCGTTGCCTCCATTTCTGCTTGTCTTTGCAGGGAATATTGCCCCAGTAGATTACCGGTGGAATCAACACGCCCGACCGATGAAGAGAATGATTTGTATTTGGGGTTTTATATTATGGTAAGTTCACCGTGTGGTAAGTGTAATTTCGCCATGATAAAAGAATTAAAGCAATTTAACTGCATAGACCTAACAGAGTGGAcaaagttgaaataaaaacataaagtaagggtagtctgtgatatttttccaaGTTTGGTATGTCCGTGATATTTcatatacttacagggggtgtctgtgaaattaaCCCTATTCTTAATGATTCTAGGTAGCGGTGTCAACCGATCGGGCTCGGTTGGGTTCGATCAGGCCTGGTCGGGTCTCACGGTGCTTAAAGCCTGCACCGTGACCGTCCATTTAAGTCTTCGGGCCGGGCCTGGTCGGCTagtcgggctaggtcgggttTCGGGCTATAATTGGGCTAGTGTAATCGATCCTTATCCGGGCTGTGGCCATGTGTAACTCTGAACGGCCCACAATCGGGCTTTAATCAGATCTTAATGGATTAAGAGTAATagaataaattaattattttaaaatacattttaaataatttggTAACTACTGTTAATCATGCCATTCATGCGTGAAAATTTTCAGAACAGGCAGATCAAATGGTCTCAACTCTCAATCATCtatcaaataaaaaagtaaataaactgTATTCTATCAATTATATTGGTTGTTCCACAGAATATGATGGAtaatttgggtttaaaaatcaTAAGATATGTTGTGAAAAAAATTCCACGAACGCTGATTGGAGTGGTGCGAAAAAAATTCCCTCGTGAGGGTAGCATGAGAAACCCTAGTCCAACCAACCAAGGAAAGAGTTTTCTATCTAGTagtgtggcccttgcaccagcACGAGGCCAATGAGAACACATAAGAAAGCATGAATAGagggttgaaaaaaaaaaatgggaaggaaaaaataaaagaggagaaaatttttaattttttaattcatccacTTTGAAAGGTTCACCCTCAAATCTAAAATCATCATTACTTCTCCAATTTATGATAAAGATCTAAATGCCCTTCATTGGTCCATGGTACTTATCCAAAGATATTGATCGCCATCAGTGGGCGACATATGGCAAAAGTGAATCGGACGGCTATGTTGGAAAAGTTAAATTCATTTCTCCTTAGGCTAGTGCTCCGCGTGTTTCCCTGTTTTCAGAAGTTTTCTGATTAGGGTTTCCGCGTCGACGTTTCCAATCGCTGTATCTTTCTGTTGTTGGGAATTGATCGTCATTGTGTaaatccctaaaaaaaaatagtataacCATAGTATAATAGCAAAAATATCCGAGTTATTGCGTGATTTAGAATAGAATAAAGAAAACCCAGACGGAAGAAGTAAATAATGaaattttgagtttgaaattggACTGCAATACGAAAGAAACTGTAGATTAGGACCTTCTTGACCTTTCTGTTGCAGTCTTCACACAGTGGATCGATACTTTAAGATGTTGAGATTGGTGAACATGAAAAAGCATGGTTATGGGCAAGAAGCAATGCTTGCAGGTCCATTCCCATTCCCATATGTTATTGTATGGCTTTGTCTTCGTCATCTTCATCCAATAAAAGGATCTTTGTGGGTTTGCCTTATGAACTGGTGTTtatattttttaccatttatcTAATCCTCTGTTTTTTGAGTGTAGAGtgcaaggtttttttttgggaatacGGGATCTCATAAGTTTTTAGGTGAATTCCAGGTCTGTTTATCTTGATCTATCTCTTCTAATTTTCAAGAAAAGTACAGATTTTTCTACATATACTTGCGCCTCCCTTGTTTTCAGATATATTGAGAATACTGCTTGGATCAGTTTAAAAGTAGATATGCAAGCTGCTTGTTGTTTTATCTCTTGAATTTTAGTTTGGATTTCGGAGATTTCGCAGACATATTATATTGTTAAGGACAAACACTTGAGTAGAAAAGTAGGTGTTTTGGATAAAAACTAGCCTCAGTGTGACCTAAGATAGTCCCACATCAGTGACTGAAGGGAAGACTAGTTTATACAAGGATTGGAGTCTTCACTCCCTCATAAGGCCTTTTTAAAATTGTGAGGACAACATTAAGCTAGCTTTTATTTTGTGGACAATTTGGAAGAATTAATCAGATAATTAATTGCGTTCGCAAACCT encodes:
- the LOC122640195 gene encoding probable galacturonosyltransferase-like 1: MPKPTPYYIFYLLNLMLSLSFSLITTPTSSASPNFREAPEFYNSPECPPIPDDESSDHHEGSYFCSDHTVHVAMTLDAAYIRGSMAAIQWVLQHSYCPQNVVFHFVASASADAVHLRSTIAKSFPYLRFQVYTFDDSAVAGLISTSIRAALDCPLNYARNYLANLLPLCVRRVVYLDSDLVLVDDIAKLAAIPLGDHSVLAAPEYCNANFPSSFTPTFWSNPALSLTFAGRKACYFNTGVMVIDLERWRAGDYTTKIVEWMELQKRMRIYELGSLPPFLLVFAGNIAPVDYRWNQHARPMKRMICIWGFILW